The Clostridium botulinum BKT015925 genome includes the window GTTTCTTTGGAGGTTCTTTAGTTAAATCTTTTATTTCACCAGAATAAGCTTTAAGAGCATCTTCAAAACAATCTAAATACCAATCGTTATAAATAATAAAATCCCCATTTTTCTTAGTTAGAACAAGAGAGTGATCTAAAGAAACACCAAAAGTATTTGTAACAGGACTTTCATCGTTAGTATAAATATAATTAAATTTATATACTTCTTGTACATTCATTCTTATACCATGAGCAGAGGGAGAAATTTTTTTTACCTTTATAATTGGTTTTACACTTGTAAATTTTATTCCTCTTTGATAAGACCAATCTCTTAAATATTTTACTCTTTTAACTTCATGTTCTAAACCCCATTTACCATATTTTTGGGAAGTATCAAAGTATTGAGGTAGAACAGAAAGATCATGAGTAACAAAGGTTTTACAACGCTCAGTAAATATATGGTTTATTCTATCTTCCAGTTCTTTTTTATTTATGTCTTTTTTATCACCTAATAATGCAACTGTAGAATAGTTATAGTTACAAATTGGATGTATAAAAATACTAAATAAAAACGTCACAAAAAATATTATTTTGAGAAGTTTTGAGCGTTTTATAATCATAAAAAAGAAATCACCTCCAAATTAAAATAATACATTATCAATTTTAGTATATCCATATTATAAGAATTAAAATATAGTATTTAAATTTTTTTATGATAATTTATGGTAAAAAACAAAGTGCATTAATATATTTGAGAATATAGTTATAAATTTATAATGAATGTGGAAGGTAATGATTAATAATGTTAAATAAGAGTATAATAAAAGAGGTATTATGTATTTCCTTTCCTGTAGTTTGTGAGATGTTAGTCTT containing:
- a CDS encoding amidase domain-containing protein, producing the protein MIIKRSKLLKIIFFVTFLFSIFIHPICNYNYSTVALLGDKKDINKKELEDRINHIFTERCKTFVTHDLSVLPQYFDTSQKYGKWGLEHEVKRVKYLRDWSYQRGIKFTSVKPIIKVKKISPSAHGIRMNVQEVYKFNYIYTNDESPVTNTFGVSLDHSLVLTKKNGDFIIYNDWYLDCFEDALKAYSGEIKDLTKEPPKKPLFKLGNCPKEKKLTEEGRYNRKKAIEYADKYCGVPIGSGNDLSHNKKYRNYTGSGGDCTNFASQVIGDKEAGGLKHDYTWNCSNRKYGYNEGTQAWVNADAFKNYLLYSGKGRLIKRGTFKNLNTKSEQYPCGYVQQLNYGDLICYAIKGDIDHFAIVTNFDSHGYPMINCHTVSRYHVPWDLGWGDNEISFYLIHVR